From a single bacterium HR11 genomic region:
- the glgA gene encoding Glycogen synthase has protein sequence MRIAHIAAEAFPWAKVGGLADAVTGLVRALAEEGHEVTLLLPGYRSVSLTSDRFDRWPEVLYDRLAFQPVRAFVWSLREAQPFRLWVIDIPEYFDRSGIYADPRRGEYFDDMARYVAFARMALRALEARRWVPDVIHLHDWHAAPAVAWLRYDPGVFPTLEAAPIVLTVHNLAYQGVFFKDLWPWLNLPERFFHPEAFEFYGRVNLLKAALLAADAVTTVSPSYAEEIQTPAYGHGLDGVLRRLRGKLVGILNGIDTDVWDPARDPHLPAHYDAQDLTGKRVCKAHLLQTLGLTAPAEAPLCGMISRLTYQKGIDILLGAVPWIVEQGAGLVVQGTGEPVYEDGLRRAVRSFPGRVAYVDRYDEAMAHQIEAGADIYLMPSRFEPCGLNQMYSLRYGTVPVVRAVGGLRDTVIDVRERPQEGTGFRFEPPTTEALVATLRDAFDFYKAPDLWHTLILRGMAQDFSWRRAARHYVDLYERIVRR, from the coding sequence ATGCGGATTGCCCACATCGCCGCCGAAGCGTTCCCGTGGGCCAAGGTCGGCGGTCTGGCCGACGCCGTCACGGGTCTGGTCCGGGCGCTGGCCGAGGAGGGCCATGAGGTGACCCTCCTCTTGCCGGGTTACCGGTCGGTCTCTCTGACGTCCGACCGCTTCGACCGATGGCCGGAGGTCCTCTACGACCGTTTGGCCTTCCAGCCCGTGCGGGCCTTTGTCTGGAGTCTGCGGGAGGCCCAGCCCTTCCGCCTTTGGGTCATCGACATCCCTGAATACTTCGACCGGTCCGGCATCTACGCCGACCCCCGGCGGGGCGAGTACTTCGACGACATGGCCCGGTACGTCGCCTTTGCCCGGATGGCCCTGCGGGCCCTGGAGGCGCGCCGGTGGGTCCCCGACGTCATCCATCTGCACGACTGGCACGCCGCCCCGGCCGTGGCCTGGCTCCGATACGACCCGGGCGTGTTCCCGACCCTGGAGGCCGCGCCTATCGTCCTGACGGTTCACAATCTGGCCTATCAGGGCGTATTTTTTAAGGACCTCTGGCCGTGGCTGAACCTGCCGGAGCGGTTCTTCCACCCGGAGGCCTTCGAGTTTTACGGGCGGGTCAATCTCCTGAAGGCGGCCCTCTTGGCCGCCGACGCCGTCACGACGGTCAGCCCGTCGTATGCGGAGGAGATTCAGACGCCGGCCTACGGCCACGGCCTGGACGGCGTCCTGCGTCGCCTGCGGGGGAAGCTGGTGGGCATCCTGAACGGCATCGACACGGACGTATGGGACCCGGCGCGGGATCCCCATCTGCCGGCTCATTATGACGCCCAGGACCTTACAGGGAAGCGGGTCTGCAAGGCCCATCTCTTGCAAACCCTCGGCTTGACGGCCCCGGCCGAGGCGCCCCTCTGTGGGATGATTTCCCGGCTGACCTATCAGAAGGGGATCGATATCCTACTGGGGGCCGTCCCCTGGATCGTCGAGCAGGGCGCCGGTCTGGTCGTTCAGGGGACCGGGGAACCCGTCTATGAGGACGGCCTCCGACGGGCCGTCCGTTCGTTTCCCGGCCGCGTGGCCTACGTGGACCGCTACGACGAGGCGATGGCCCATCAGATCGAGGCCGGGGCCGACATCTACCTGATGCCGTCCCGGTTCGAGCCCTGCGGCCTCAATCAGATGTACAGCCTGCGCTACGGGACGGTCCCCGTCGTGCGGGCCGTCGGCGGCCTCCGGGACACCGTCATCGACGTGCGGGAGCGCCCGCAGGAGGGCACGGGCTTCCGCTTTGAGCCGCCGACGACGGAGGCCCTCGTGGCGACCCTGCGGGACGCCTTCGACTTTTACAAGGCCCCCGACCTGTGGCATACTTTAATATTGCGCGGCATGGCCCAGGACTTCAGTTGGCGACGGGCCGCCCGACATTACGTCGACCTCTACGAGCGAATCGTCCGGAGGTGA
- the fabG_2 gene encoding 3-oxoacyl-[acyl-carrier-protein] reductase FabG has product MAVVVDLTGRVALVAAASQGIGRAVAEALARAGATVSICARSPERLEQARRHIHAATGQDVHAYVADVTREADVRAWVQEVVDRWGTVHIAVANAGGPPAGTFQELTLDQWDATYRLTLRSVVHIAQAVLPHMQAQGWGRLIAIESVSVRFPLDRLMLSNSLRLAVVGFLKTLAREVAPSNVLVNVVAPGYTRTERLLELAAQAARQRGTTPEAVLDGWAQATPLKRLAEPAEIAHAVLFLASDLASYVTGQVLVVDGGLAPAV; this is encoded by the coding sequence ATGGCCGTCGTCGTGGATTTAACGGGGAGGGTCGCCCTCGTCGCCGCGGCGAGTCAGGGCATCGGCCGGGCCGTCGCCGAGGCCCTGGCCCGGGCCGGGGCGACCGTTTCGATATGCGCCCGCAGTCCGGAACGGCTGGAACAGGCCCGCCGCCACATCCATGCGGCGACCGGCCAGGACGTGCACGCCTACGTAGCCGACGTCACGCGGGAAGCCGACGTGCGGGCCTGGGTCCAGGAGGTCGTCGACCGATGGGGGACGGTCCACATCGCCGTGGCCAACGCCGGGGGACCGCCGGCCGGGACCTTTCAGGAGCTGACCCTGGACCAGTGGGACGCCACATATCGACTGACGCTCCGGAGCGTCGTCCACATCGCTCAGGCCGTCCTGCCCCACATGCAGGCGCAGGGGTGGGGCCGGTTGATCGCCATCGAGTCCGTGTCCGTCCGCTTTCCCCTGGACCGACTCATGCTCTCCAACAGCCTCCGCTTGGCCGTCGTCGGCTTCCTGAAGACGCTGGCCCGGGAGGTCGCCCCGTCCAACGTCCTGGTTAATGTCGTGGCGCCGGGCTATACCCGCACGGAGCGCCTGCTGGAGCTGGCGGCGCAAGCGGCCCGTCAGCGGGGGACGACGCCCGAGGCTGTCCTCGACGGATGGGCCCAGGCCACGCCCTTGAAGCGGCTGGCCGAGCCGGCCGAGATCGCCCACGCCGTCCTGTTTTTGGCGTCGGACCTGGCGTCCTACGTCACGGGCCAGGTCCTCGTCGTGGACGGCGGCTTGGCGCCGGCGGTATGA
- the nuoN_1 gene encoding NADH-quinone oxidoreductase subunit N codes for MEGGTVMEIVRSTQASLRLFGPEAWLTVGLLVLLVLDLVLRDGRKRAVLPGTAFGIALGAIILAIPLLSHAPTEIFSGLLVVDPFGTYLKVVIGVATLLTILVSVRNRELADYPVGEYYVLLLGLQLACMLLVGAVHFVMIMLALEMVSVSSYLLVAYRKAHQPSIEAGLKYIVFGAAATGAMLYAVSWIYGLTGTLYLSEVARRLQTMTISPGWLVVMLLLSAGLAFKIAAVPFHFWAPDAYQGAATPVAAFLTVAPKAAGFVMLVRIFYHGFSVYRPEAETWEAIPGLGWPLFLSVVAAVTMTWGNTVALWQKNIKRMLAYSSISHAGYMLMAVLTGTREGLQALLFYVVAYLIMNMGAFFTVQALSDVTDQYEDIAAYQGLAARFPELTWVMAFFLLSLAGIPPFIGFFGKFFLFAAAIRGGWAWLAVLAVLNSVVSLFYYVYVIKNMVIERPGEFRPVFSWSPAYRTVLVLGVAVLVLGILFSPIYGWTARSSYVVETFGMALRATGR; via the coding sequence ATGGAAGGCGGGACGGTGATGGAAATCGTGCGGTCGACCCAGGCTTCGCTCCGTCTCTTTGGACCCGAGGCGTGGCTGACGGTCGGGCTTCTGGTCCTGCTCGTCCTGGACCTGGTGCTTCGGGACGGCCGCAAGCGGGCGGTCCTCCCGGGGACGGCCTTTGGCATCGCCTTGGGAGCGATCATCCTGGCCATACCCCTCCTTTCCCATGCGCCGACGGAGATCTTCTCGGGCCTGCTGGTCGTCGACCCCTTCGGGACCTACCTGAAGGTCGTCATCGGCGTGGCGACCCTCCTGACGATTCTGGTCTCCGTCCGAAACCGAGAGCTGGCCGACTATCCGGTCGGGGAGTACTACGTCCTCTTGCTGGGGCTTCAACTGGCCTGCATGCTCCTGGTCGGGGCCGTCCACTTTGTGATGATCATGCTGGCCCTCGAGATGGTCAGCGTGAGCTCGTACCTGCTGGTCGCCTACCGGAAAGCGCATCAGCCCTCCATCGAGGCCGGCCTGAAGTACATCGTATTCGGGGCGGCCGCTACGGGAGCCATGCTGTATGCCGTGAGCTGGATTTACGGGCTGACCGGCACGCTGTACCTCTCGGAGGTCGCCCGACGGCTTCAGACGATGACGATCTCACCAGGTTGGCTCGTCGTCATGCTCCTGCTGTCGGCGGGCCTGGCCTTCAAGATTGCGGCCGTGCCGTTCCACTTCTGGGCGCCGGACGCCTACCAGGGCGCGGCGACGCCCGTGGCGGCCTTCCTGACGGTCGCCCCCAAGGCGGCGGGCTTTGTCATGCTGGTCCGGATCTTCTATCACGGCTTTTCGGTCTACCGGCCCGAGGCCGAGACCTGGGAGGCCATCCCGGGCCTCGGTTGGCCCTTGTTTCTGAGTGTCGTGGCGGCCGTCACGATGACGTGGGGAAATACGGTCGCCCTCTGGCAGAAGAACATCAAGCGGATGTTGGCCTATTCGAGTATCTCCCACGCCGGCTACATGCTGATGGCCGTCCTGACGGGGACGCGGGAGGGGCTCCAGGCCCTGCTGTTTTACGTCGTGGCCTACCTGATCATGAACATGGGGGCCTTCTTCACGGTCCAGGCCCTCTCGGACGTGACGGACCAGTACGAGGACATCGCGGCCTATCAGGGTCTGGCGGCCCGTTTTCCCGAGCTGACGTGGGTCATGGCCTTCTTCCTGCTGTCGCTGGCGGGGATCCCGCCGTTCATCGGATTCTTCGGGAAGTTCTTCCTCTTTGCGGCGGCCATCCGGGGCGGCTGGGCGTGGCTGGCCGTCCTGGCCGTCTTGAACAGCGTCGTGTCCCTGTTCTACTACGTGTACGTCATCAAGAACATGGTCATCGAGCGGCCCGGCGAGTTCCGGCCCGTCTTTTCGTGGAGTCCGGCCTATCGGACGGTCCTCGTCCTGGGCGTGGCCGTCTTAGTCCTGGGGATCCTGTTCTCCCCGATTTACGGGTGGACGGCCCGTTCGTCCTACGTCGTCGAGACGTTCGGGATGGCCCTGCGGGCGACGGGCCGGTAG
- a CDS encoding NADH-quinone oxidoreductase subunit 11 has translation MTAVTLPEVLTVAAALFVLGLVAIFTRKNAIGILMGVELVLNSANLNLVAFARFNGLDLNGHVFVLFVILLAAIEAAVFLAICLAIYRRFRDIAADQIRELQG, from the coding sequence ATGACGGCGGTGACGTTACCGGAAGTCTTGACCGTAGCGGCCGCCCTCTTCGTCCTGGGCTTGGTCGCCATCTTCACCCGGAAAAACGCCATCGGTATCCTGATGGGCGTCGAGCTGGTCTTGAACTCGGCGAATCTGAACCTGGTCGCCTTTGCCCGGTTCAACGGCCTGGACCTGAACGGGCACGTCTTTGTCCTTTTCGTCATCCTCCTGGCGGCCATCGAGGCGGCCGTCTTCCTGGCGATCTGTCTGGCCATCTATCGGCGATTCCGGGACATCGCCGCCGACCAGATTCGGGAACTACAGGGGTAG
- the smc_1 gene encoding Chromosome partition protein Smc, whose protein sequence is MKLKKDFLELLRTDPEFYEEVRRTVLTDELLNLPALVRELTQAVRESAERTDRQIAQLTESLQVLTARVDRLTEDVRALTARVDQLTEGLRVLTARVDQLTVRMEALTARVDQLTEDVRALTARVDQLTEGLRVLTARVDQLTEDVRVLTARVDQLTVRMEALTARVDQLTEDVRALTARVDQLTEDLRALTARVDQLTEDVRALTARVDQLTVRMEALTARVDQLTEDVRQLTLQVSRLTGQVGRLSEEVGGLLEIKYRQHPYGYFGGILRRAHWVAGDELEDLLETARQTGRITEKEMQILRVTDVIVRGLREGRTVWLTVEVSGTIDRDDIQRALERSILLARCVPDEVIPVVAGMRCPEEVREGALRTGVWVVEDGQVFAPTSQEANR, encoded by the coding sequence ATGAAGTTGAAGAAAGACTTCTTAGAACTCTTGCGGACGGACCCCGAATTTTACGAGGAGGTCCGTCGGACGGTCCTGACCGACGAGCTCCTGAATCTGCCGGCTCTGGTTCGGGAACTCACCCAGGCCGTTCGGGAGTCTGCCGAGCGGACCGACCGGCAAATCGCTCAACTGACGGAGAGTCTGCAGGTCCTGACGGCCCGGGTCGACCGGCTGACGGAGGACGTGCGAGCCCTGACGGCTCGGGTCGACCAGCTGACGGAGGGTCTGCGGGTCCTGACGGCCCGAGTCGACCAGCTGACGGTGCGCATGGAGGCCCTGACGGCCCGAGTCGACCAGCTGACGGAGGACGTGCGAGCCCTGACGGCTCGGGTCGACCAGCTGACGGAGGGTCTGCGGGTCCTGACGGCCCGGGTCGACCAGTTGACGGAGGACGTGCGGGTCCTGACGGCTCGGGTCGACCAGCTGACGGTGCGCATGGAGGCCCTGACGGCCCGAGTCGACCAGCTGACGGAGGACGTGCGAGCCCTGACGGCTCGGGTCGACCAGTTGACGGAGGACCTGCGAGCCCTGACGGCCCGGGTCGACCAGCTGACGGAGGACGTGCGAGCCCTGACGGCTCGAGTCGACCAGCTGACGGTGCGCATGGAGGCCCTGACGGCTCGGGTCGACCAGCTGACGGAGGACGTACGTCAACTCACGCTTCAGGTCAGCCGGCTGACGGGCCAGGTCGGCCGGTTGTCGGAGGAGGTCGGGGGACTGCTGGAAATCAAGTATCGCCAGCACCCCTATGGCTACTTTGGAGGCATTCTGCGGCGGGCCCATTGGGTCGCGGGCGACGAGTTGGAGGACCTCCTGGAGACGGCCCGCCAGACGGGTCGGATTACGGAGAAGGAAATGCAAATCTTGCGGGTGACGGACGTCATCGTCCGGGGCCTCCGGGAGGGCCGGACGGTGTGGCTGACCGTGGAGGTTTCGGGCACGATCGATCGGGACGACATCCAACGGGCCTTGGAGCGGTCGATTCTGCTGGCGCGATGCGTCCCTGACGAAGTCATCCCCGTCGTAGCGGGTATGCGCTGTCCTGAAGAGGTCCGAGAGGGCGCCCTTCGTACGGGCGTCTGGGTCGTGGAGGACGGGCAGGTCTTTGCGCCTACATCCCAGGAGGCGAATCGATGA
- the nuoJ_1 gene encoding NADH-quinone oxidoreductase subunit J, which yields MVDVWLERILFYGLALVTLGSALVVTFGRNLVRSAFALFFTLMGMAAMFVYLAADFVAVVHILVYIGGILVLILFGIWLTHRVIDLDIRAGRIQLVPGVILGLVLMGLLGLTIRSFDLAARTPAPYRATASGIGRLLLSTYLLPFEIASVALVIALVGAIVIGRRETSR from the coding sequence ATGGTCGACGTCTGGCTGGAGCGGATTCTGTTCTACGGCCTCGCCCTGGTGACCCTGGGGTCGGCTCTCGTCGTGACCTTCGGTCGGAATCTGGTCCGGTCGGCCTTTGCCCTGTTCTTCACCCTGATGGGCATGGCGGCCATGTTTGTGTATCTGGCGGCCGACTTCGTGGCCGTCGTGCACATTCTGGTCTACATCGGGGGCATCCTGGTCTTGATCCTGTTCGGCATCTGGCTGACCCATCGGGTCATCGACCTGGACATCCGGGCCGGCCGGATTCAACTCGTCCCCGGCGTGATTCTGGGCCTCGTCCTGATGGGCCTCTTGGGGCTGACCATCCGGAGTTTTGACCTGGCGGCCCGGACGCCGGCCCCTTACCGGGCGACGGCGTCCGGGATCGGGCGCCTGCTTCTGTCGACCTACTTACTTCCCTTCGAGATCGCCTCGGTGGCCCTGGTGATCGCCCTCGTCGGGGCCATCGTCATCGGCCGGCGGGAGACGTCCCGATGA
- the nuoH_1 gene encoding NADH-quinone oxidoreductase subunit H yields MERLLETLQRMATGEAAIPSALVWDIVFWFGLFLAFLGGLILVQAFRGRNWVADVVASLTVPLMMLLGVMAGLALVGIGGAYLLQRWGLLQRWRFAEWPRGVHYLILSLLGVVVVLVLITVLVLFLVWWERKISGHIQNRYGPTETGWYGLLQTLADGIKLLNKEDIIPAGADPILFTLAPCVIVAASFGLYAALPFSESLVIARMNVGLLWVVALGSLTVIGILMAGWAQNNKWALFGGMRSAAQVVSYEIPGGLALLAALTLVGSLDLVEIGRAQAGGRWLVWSSPFSFIAFLIYYIASLAETNRTPFDLPEAESELVAGYFTEYTSIRFSMFFLAEYANMFAVSVLAAVVFLGAWHGPVLPGPVWVVLKALALVFLTMLVRWTFPRFRVDQLMAFCWKFLIPLGFVCLLGNAVWALL; encoded by the coding sequence ATGGAGCGGCTTCTTGAGACCCTGCAACGTATGGCTACGGGCGAGGCGGCGATTCCGTCCGCCCTGGTATGGGACATCGTTTTCTGGTTTGGCCTGTTCCTGGCGTTTCTGGGGGGCCTCATCCTGGTCCAGGCCTTCCGGGGCCGGAACTGGGTCGCCGACGTCGTGGCCAGTCTGACGGTCCCCCTCATGATGCTCCTGGGCGTCATGGCAGGCCTGGCCCTGGTCGGCATCGGCGGGGCGTACCTGCTTCAGCGGTGGGGCCTGCTTCAGCGGTGGCGCTTTGCGGAGTGGCCCCGGGGGGTTCATTACCTGATCCTGTCCCTGCTGGGGGTCGTCGTCGTCCTGGTCCTCATCACGGTCCTCGTCCTGTTCCTGGTCTGGTGGGAGCGGAAGATCTCGGGTCACATTCAGAATCGCTACGGACCGACCGAGACGGGCTGGTATGGCCTGCTCCAGACGCTGGCCGACGGCATCAAGCTCCTCAACAAGGAGGACATCATCCCGGCCGGGGCGGACCCCATCCTGTTCACGCTGGCCCCGTGCGTCATCGTGGCGGCGTCCTTTGGGTTGTATGCGGCCCTGCCGTTCAGCGAGTCCCTGGTCATCGCCCGGATGAATGTGGGCCTCCTGTGGGTCGTCGCCCTGGGGTCCCTGACGGTCATCGGCATCCTGATGGCCGGCTGGGCCCAGAACAACAAGTGGGCCCTTTTCGGGGGGATGCGTTCGGCGGCCCAGGTCGTGAGTTACGAGATTCCAGGCGGCCTGGCGCTCCTGGCGGCCCTGACACTGGTCGGGTCCCTGGACCTCGTCGAGATCGGACGGGCCCAGGCCGGCGGGCGGTGGCTCGTCTGGTCGAGTCCCTTTTCGTTCATCGCCTTCCTGATTTACTACATCGCCTCGCTGGCCGAGACGAATCGGACGCCCTTCGACCTGCCGGAAGCGGAGTCGGAGCTGGTCGCCGGCTATTTCACGGAGTACACGAGCATCCGCTTTTCGATGTTCTTCCTGGCAGAATACGCCAACATGTTCGCCGTCTCGGTCCTGGCGGCCGTCGTATTCCTGGGTGCATGGCACGGACCGGTCCTGCCGGGTCCCGTGTGGGTCGTCCTGAAGGCCCTGGCGCTGGTCTTCCTGACGATGCTGGTCCGGTGGACGTTCCCCCGGTTTCGGGTCGACCAGTTGATGGCCTTTTGCTGGAAGTTCCTGATCCCCCTGGGCTTTGTGTGCCTGCTGGGGAATGCCGTGTGGGCGCTACTTTAA
- the ndhC gene encoding NAD(P)H-quinone oxidoreductase subunit 3, whose translation MLEGRRSCIPHRKGRPMQGSYALWMYLPGLVLFVGGIAFVILNVILSHLIHPHVRTHEKYVAYECGEDPVGGAWIQFNHRFYLLALAFVVFDVEVVLLFPWVVVFREFGWFGFIEVLVFIAVLLFGLAYAWRKEALVWDKPQPMYQAGPVVAAVGTREVRTDGAAS comes from the coding sequence ATGTTGGAGGGGCGCCGTTCTTGCATCCCCCATCGGAAGGGAAGGCCCATGCAGGGTTCCTATGCGCTGTGGATGTATCTGCCCGGCCTGGTCCTCTTTGTCGGCGGGATTGCCTTTGTCATCCTGAACGTCATCCTGTCTCACTTGATTCATCCCCACGTGCGGACGCACGAGAAGTACGTCGCTTACGAATGCGGCGAGGACCCCGTCGGCGGGGCCTGGATTCAGTTCAATCATCGGTTTTACCTGCTGGCCTTGGCGTTCGTCGTCTTCGACGTCGAGGTCGTCCTGCTGTTCCCGTGGGTCGTCGTCTTCCGGGAGTTCGGCTGGTTCGGGTTCATCGAGGTCTTGGTGTTCATCGCCGTCCTCCTCTTTGGGCTGGCCTATGCCTGGCGGAAGGAAGCCCTCGTGTGGGACAAGCCCCAGCCGATGTATCAGGCGGGTCCGGTCGTAGCGGCCGTCGGGACCCGGGAGGTGCGGACCGATGGAGCGGCTTCTTGA
- the natA_1 gene encoding ABC transporter ATP-binding protein NatA translates to MLKAEGLTKVYEDGTQALIDFHVEVRNGEVYALLGANGAGKTTALHLFLGLLPPTSGTAYVNGIDVRVAPAEAKRCLAYIPENVRLYDGLTALQNLDFFARLGRTAPPDPAVYAEALRRVGLDERDWHRRVRHFSKGMRQKLALAIAFVRQADHLLLDEPTAGLDPQATAELLALLRQFRDEGRAILMATHDVFRVKALADRVGILKAGRLVAEYGRSEFLHEDLEALYLRFMTLEAAAPSSGGPADRPVS, encoded by the coding sequence ATGCTGAAGGCCGAGGGTCTGACCAAGGTCTATGAAGACGGGACGCAGGCCCTGATCGATTTCCACGTCGAGGTCCGGAATGGAGAAGTCTACGCCCTCCTGGGAGCCAACGGGGCCGGCAAGACGACGGCTCTCCACCTCTTCCTGGGCCTTCTGCCGCCGACGTCGGGGACGGCTTATGTCAACGGCATCGACGTGCGGGTCGCCCCGGCCGAGGCCAAGCGGTGCCTGGCCTACATCCCGGAAAACGTGCGGCTCTATGACGGCCTGACGGCGCTTCAGAATCTGGACTTCTTCGCCCGCCTGGGCCGGACGGCGCCGCCCGACCCGGCAGTCTACGCCGAGGCCCTGCGACGGGTCGGGCTGGACGAGCGGGACTGGCACCGACGGGTCCGCCACTTCTCGAAGGGGATGCGCCAGAAGCTGGCCCTGGCCATCGCCTTCGTCCGGCAGGCCGACCACCTGCTCCTGGACGAGCCGACGGCCGGCCTGGACCCCCAGGCGACGGCGGAACTCCTGGCGCTCCTCCGCCAGTTTCGGGACGAGGGCCGGGCCATCCTGATGGCGACCCATGACGTCTTCCGGGTCAAGGCCCTCGCCGACCGGGTCGGCATCCTGAAGGCGGGCCGGCTCGTCGCCGAGTACGGCCGGTCCGAATTCCTCCACGAGGACCTGGAGGCCCTCTACCTGCGGTTCATGACCCTCGAAGCGGCGGCCCCGTCGTCGGGCGGTCCGGCAGACCGGCCGGTCTCGTGA
- the rlpA gene encoding Endolytic peptidoglycan transglycosylase RlpA → MWQIQWGPVKAIGLFGLTLVIVAGCAGRGPRWTEVGTPLVGLASWYGPERHGQQTASGEVFDMYAYVAAHPTLPFGTYVRVTNLENGQTVIVRIVDRGPHRPDRIIDLSYGAARALGMVDKGVVPVRVEVVRPGRP, encoded by the coding sequence GTGTGGCAGATTCAGTGGGGGCCAGTCAAGGCCATCGGGCTTTTCGGCCTGACCCTGGTTATAGTCGCCGGATGCGCCGGTCGGGGGCCTCGGTGGACGGAAGTCGGGACGCCCCTTGTGGGTCTGGCCTCGTGGTATGGTCCGGAGCGGCATGGTCAGCAGACGGCCAGCGGCGAGGTCTTTGATATGTATGCTTACGTGGCGGCCCATCCGACGCTCCCGTTCGGGACCTACGTCCGGGTGACGAACCTGGAAAACGGCCAGACCGTCATCGTCCGCATCGTCGACCGGGGACCGCATCGACCCGACCGGATCATTGACCTTTCATACGGGGCCGCCCGGGCCTTGGGGATGGTCGACAAGGGCGTCGTCCCGGTCCGGGTCGAGGTCGTTCGACCGGGGAGGCCGTAG